In one Pleomorphomonas sp. T1.2MG-36 genomic region, the following are encoded:
- a CDS encoding efflux RND transporter periplasmic adaptor subunit, with translation MLLLALVGACQPSGPSGPPPAGKAEVGTITLQPTSVPRTMELPGRIIALATAEIRPQVNGIVRKIAFKEGRVVKAGDVLYELEDAKFKAAYAAAAAAVKKAEAATAGAQTAFDRYSKLGESNAVAAQTVDDSRSTLLQAEASEEAARADLETARINLENATIRAPIDGLIGVSSVSVGALVTENQTAALATIRQIDPINVDLVDSSANLLRIREDVDSGRLGQDLGKPPAVRLTLENGKAYAETGVVSLAEPVVSETTGTFTLRATFPNSQRILLPGMFVQASVDLGTLNNAFLVPQRAVTRGDDGVATIYVVSAANKAETKRITTAGTSGNNWIVTDGASPGDRLIVDGFQKVSAGADVVPVEATIDEDGVVDQDLKAESGK, from the coding sequence TTGCTCTTGCTTGCCCTCGTTGGCGCGTGCCAGCCGAGCGGACCATCCGGGCCGCCGCCGGCCGGCAAGGCTGAGGTCGGCACCATAACGCTCCAACCGACAAGCGTGCCGCGCACCATGGAACTGCCGGGCCGCATCATCGCGTTGGCCACCGCGGAAATCCGTCCGCAGGTGAACGGCATCGTCCGGAAGATTGCGTTCAAGGAAGGACGCGTGGTCAAGGCCGGCGACGTGCTCTACGAACTCGAAGATGCCAAGTTCAAGGCCGCCTACGCCGCCGCGGCAGCTGCCGTAAAGAAGGCCGAGGCGGCGACGGCCGGTGCCCAAACCGCCTTCGACCGCTACTCCAAACTTGGCGAGAGCAACGCGGTCGCCGCCCAGACGGTCGACGATTCCCGCTCGACCCTCCTTCAAGCCGAGGCCTCTGAGGAGGCCGCCCGGGCCGATCTGGAAACGGCACGCATAAACCTCGAGAACGCCACCATCCGCGCTCCGATCGACGGTCTGATCGGAGTATCTTCGGTCAGCGTCGGCGCGCTCGTCACCGAGAACCAGACCGCCGCGCTCGCCACCATCCGTCAGATCGATCCCATCAACGTCGATCTCGTCGACTCCAGCGCCAACCTCCTGCGCATCCGCGAAGATGTGGATAGCGGACGGCTGGGCCAGGACCTCGGCAAGCCGCCTGCGGTGAGGCTGACGCTCGAGAATGGCAAGGCCTATGCGGAAACGGGCGTGGTCTCGCTCGCAGAGCCGGTGGTCAGCGAAACCACCGGAACCTTCACCCTTCGCGCCACCTTCCCGAACAGCCAGCGAATCCTGCTGCCCGGCATGTTCGTTCAGGCCAGCGTCGATCTCGGCACGCTCAACAACGCCTTCCTGGTGCCGCAACGCGCGGTGACGCGCGGCGACGACGGAGTCGCGACGATCTACGTCGTGTCGGCCGCCAACAAGGCCGAGACCAAACGCATCACGACGGCGGGCACCTCAGGCAACAACTGGATCGTCACCGACGGCGCCTCCCCGGGCGATCGGCTGATCGTCGACGGCTTTCAGAAGGTCTCGGCCGGGGCCGACGTCGTCCCCGTCGAGGCGACCATCGACGAGGACGGCGTCGTCGATCAGGATTTGAAGGCGGAGAGCGGCAAATGA